The genomic DNA ctcataccaggggactcagtccatcttcggtaggtccacttgtccagcagacccttcattgacgcgaccgcaacgcatttggcgataccaattatgggttccggccccattggcacattcgcggatcccagtctggcgagagagtccgcttcctcattacctgcatggcctgcgtggccaggtatccagacgagctggaccctgcatccaacctgtaccagttttttcaggacttttatgcactctagtacaagcttggagcttacctttgcggccgtgatagccttaatggcagctctgctgtccgagcatattgatacaactgtattgcggtgtccgctgcttaggattttctgtccgcattttaatacagcgaatacttcggcctgaaagacagtggcgtgctcccccagcgagtatgccctactggtatgtgggatcccaccaataagccctgatccagttctgttattcattctggagccatctgtgtaccagatggttcccctatttagcaatgcaggtctgttggaatgctgccactcctctctgcctgcaatgtgcgtcacgaatccctcgcagtccacagtcactggagcc from Anthonomus grandis grandis chromosome 7, icAntGran1.3, whole genome shotgun sequence includes the following:
- the LOC126738302 gene encoding uncharacterized protein LOC126738302, with translation MGSDCMAPVTVDCEGFVTHIAGREEWQHSNRPALLNRGTIWYTDGSRMNNRTGSGLIGGIPHTSRAYSLGEHATVFQAEVFAVLKCGQKILSSGHRNTVVSICSDSRAAIKAITAAKVGCRVQLVWIPGHAGHAGNEEADSLARLGSANVPMGPEPIIGIAKCVAVASMKGLLDKWTYRRWTESPGMRQAKAHIGGPSACLTKNLLRLKRREIRLVTGLLTGHWHLRSHLHTIGIADNPECRWCCEEDETVDHVVGECPALTRARFKYLGNTFSVPSDFKSFRPESLIGFSKAVGLW